In Shouchella patagoniensis, the following are encoded in one genomic region:
- a CDS encoding sulfite exporter TauE/SafE family protein, which produces MELSLLVFSLIGIFIGILSSMFGFGGGFVVVPILFAFLPDTIPSNYLMHTAIGTSLAVMIINSFNSTINHARKGNVTWSVFKRLVGSIAVGSLLGGLIAVFINSEVLRIAFISLLVYVLISNSLRKTFTKEIDTPFRLPKPRSSAFVGTGIGFISTLLGIGGSVMTIPYLRKKGMRMLNAVALATPLGLPIAIVGSATYLMTGLQAEGMPSSTIGFIYLPALVGFTIGGFFGVPIGRKWAQQLPDSLFSKFYLILLFIVVVLMIIG; this is translated from the coding sequence ATGGAACTATCACTTCTTGTTTTTTCTTTAATTGGCATTTTCATTGGAATTCTTTCTAGTATGTTTGGCTTTGGTGGGGGCTTTGTTGTTGTTCCTATTTTATTCGCATTCCTGCCTGATACCATCCCATCAAATTATTTAATGCATACAGCTATCGGTACATCCCTCGCTGTAATGATTATCAATTCTTTTAACTCAACCATAAACCACGCAAGAAAAGGAAACGTAACTTGGTCGGTATTCAAACGATTGGTTGGATCGATTGCAGTAGGGTCTTTACTAGGTGGCCTCATCGCTGTTTTTATTAATAGCGAGGTTCTTCGAATTGCTTTTATCAGTTTGTTGGTTTATGTCCTCATCAGCAATAGCTTGAGAAAGACGTTTACAAAAGAAATCGATACACCTTTTCGTCTTCCGAAACCAAGATCAAGTGCTTTTGTTGGAACAGGAATTGGCTTTATCTCAACCTTGTTAGGCATTGGCGGAAGCGTCATGACCATTCCTTATCTTCGAAAAAAAGGAATGCGTATGCTAAATGCGGTTGCTCTTGCTACGCCATTAGGTTTGCCAATAGCCATTGTAGGCTCTGCCACCTATTTAATGACGGGCTTACAAGCAGAAGGAATGCCTTCTTCGACAATCGGGTTCATTTACCTCCCTGCACTTGTTGGATTTACAATAGGCGGATTTTTTGGCGTACCAATCGGAAGAAAATGGGCACAACAATTGCCAGATTCACTCTTTTCAAAATTTTATTTAATCTTGCTGTTTATTGTTGTCGTTCTTATGATTATTGGCTAG